From Azospirillum baldaniorum, the proteins below share one genomic window:
- the purM gene encoding phosphoribosylformylglycinamidine cyclo-ligase, with the protein MDIDAGNALVDAIKPLARSTARPGSDAGLGGFGALFDLRAAGYHDPLLVATTDGVGTKLKVAILANRHDTVGIDLVAMCVNDLVVQGAEPLLFLDYYATGKLDVAAGRAIVAGIAEGCRQAGCALVGGETAEMPGMYAEGDYDLAGFSVGAVERKDALTGATVQDGDVVLGLASSGVHSNGYSLVRKLVETSGLGYDSPCPWDAGKTLGEALLTPTRIYVKSTLAAVRAGTVRAMAHITGGGLIENIPRVLPDGLGVTLDASKWPLPPVFNWLMKTGGLTPLDMARTFNTGLGMVVVVPADKAQQAAEILAQGGETVFTVGTVHAVKDGDARVTVTGMDTAWSA; encoded by the coding sequence GTGGACATTGATGCGGGCAACGCGCTCGTTGACGCGATCAAGCCGCTCGCCCGTTCCACCGCGCGCCCGGGCTCCGACGCCGGGCTGGGCGGGTTCGGCGCCCTGTTCGACCTGCGCGCGGCCGGGTATCACGACCCGCTGCTGGTCGCCACCACGGACGGCGTCGGCACCAAGCTGAAGGTCGCCATCCTGGCGAACCGGCACGACACGGTGGGCATCGACCTCGTGGCGATGTGCGTGAACGACCTCGTCGTTCAGGGCGCGGAGCCGCTGCTGTTCCTCGACTATTACGCCACGGGCAAGCTGGACGTCGCCGCGGGCCGCGCCATCGTCGCCGGCATCGCGGAAGGCTGCCGTCAGGCCGGCTGCGCGCTGGTCGGCGGCGAGACGGCGGAGATGCCGGGCATGTACGCCGAGGGCGACTACGACCTCGCCGGCTTCTCGGTCGGTGCTGTCGAGCGCAAGGACGCGCTGACCGGCGCCACCGTGCAGGACGGCGACGTCGTGCTCGGCCTCGCCTCCTCCGGCGTGCACTCCAACGGCTATTCGCTGGTCCGCAAGCTGGTCGAGACGTCCGGCCTCGGCTACGACTCGCCCTGCCCCTGGGACGCCGGGAAGACGCTGGGCGAGGCTCTTCTGACCCCGACCCGCATCTATGTGAAGAGCACGCTGGCCGCGGTGCGCGCCGGCACGGTGCGGGCGATGGCCCACATCACCGGCGGCGGCCTGATCGAGAACATCCCGCGCGTCCTGCCGGACGGGCTGGGCGTCACGCTCGACGCATCCAAATGGCCGCTGCCGCCGGTCTTCAACTGGCTGATGAAGACGGGCGGGCTGACCCCGCTGGACATGGCGCGCACCTTCAACACCGGCCTCGGCATGGTCGTCGTGGTCCCGGCGGACAAGGCGCAGCAGGCGGCCGAGATCCTGGCCCAGGGCGGCGAGACGGTCTTCACCGTCGGCACCGTCCACGCGGTCAAGGACGGCGACGCCCGCGTCACCGTCACCGGCATGGACACGGCATGGTCGGCCTGA
- the purN gene encoding phosphoribosylglycinamide formyltransferase, producing MVGLTSNALKVGVLISGRGSNLQALIDACAAPGFPADIALVLSNKADAYGLERATTAGVPVAVVSHRDFPGDKRAFEEAMDARLREAGVELVCLAGFMRLLSPWFVERWHDRMINIHPSLLPSFKGLDTHQRALDAGVRFHGCTVHYVRTEMDEGPIIAQAAVPVLPGDDADRLSARVLEAEHRLYPQALRLIAEGRARVENGRVALSGPAADLPTLINPPA from the coding sequence ATGGTCGGCCTGACGTCCAACGCGCTGAAGGTTGGGGTCCTGATCTCCGGGCGCGGCAGCAATTTGCAGGCGTTGATCGACGCCTGCGCCGCCCCGGGCTTTCCGGCGGACATCGCTCTGGTGCTCTCCAACAAGGCCGACGCCTACGGGTTGGAGCGCGCCACCACCGCCGGAGTCCCGGTCGCCGTGGTCAGCCACCGCGACTTCCCCGGCGACAAGCGCGCCTTCGAAGAGGCCATGGACGCGCGCCTGCGCGAGGCGGGCGTCGAGCTGGTCTGTCTGGCCGGCTTCATGCGGCTGCTGTCGCCCTGGTTCGTCGAGCGCTGGCACGACCGGATGATCAACATCCACCCGTCGCTCCTGCCCTCCTTCAAGGGATTGGACACCCACCAGCGGGCGCTGGACGCCGGGGTGCGCTTCCACGGCTGCACCGTCCATTACGTGCGCACGGAGATGGACGAGGGGCCGATCATCGCCCAGGCCGCGGTCCCGGTCCTGCCCGGCGACGACGCCGACCGGCTGTCCGCCCGCGTGCTGGAGGCCGAGCACCGGCTCTATCCCCAGGCGCTGCGCCTGATCGCCGAGGGCCGCGCCCGTGTCGAGAATGGCCGGGTTGCCCTGTCAGGCCCGGCGGCGGACCTGCCGACGCTCATCAACCCGCCGGCCTGA
- a CDS encoding aa3-type cytochrome c oxidase subunit IV, producing the protein MAVTEHGHNPVSEDVVRRHEAGWHAFTRFLTLATAGVIAVLVFMAIFLV; encoded by the coding sequence ATGGCGGTTACGGAACACGGCCACAATCCGGTCAGCGAGGATGTCGTCCGCCGCCACGAGGCGGGCTGGCACGCCTTCACCCGCTTCTTGACGCTGGCGACCGCGGGCGTGATCGCCGTGCTGGTCTTCATGGCGATCTTCCTGGTCTGA
- the ndk gene encoding nucleoside-diphosphate kinase has translation MAVERTLSIIKPDATRRNLTGKINAKFEDGGLRIVAQKRVQLSKAQAEQFYGVHRERPFFNDLVSFMISGPVVLQVLEGENAIARNREIMGATNPANAAEGTIRKEFAESIEANSVHGSDAPETAAQEIAFFFAGIELVG, from the coding sequence ATGGCCGTCGAACGCACCCTCTCGATCATCAAGCCCGATGCCACCCGCCGCAACCTGACCGGCAAGATCAACGCCAAGTTCGAGGACGGCGGCCTGCGCATCGTCGCGCAGAAGCGCGTCCAGCTGTCCAAGGCCCAGGCCGAGCAGTTCTACGGCGTGCATCGCGAGCGTCCGTTCTTCAACGACCTCGTCTCCTTCATGATCTCCGGCCCGGTCGTGCTCCAGGTTCTGGAAGGCGAGAACGCCATCGCCCGCAACCGCGAGATCATGGGCGCCACCAACCCGGCCAACGCCGCCGAGGGCACCATCCGCAAGGAGTTCGCCGAGTCGATCGAGGCCAACTCGGTGCACGGTTCGGACGCTCCGGAGACCGCCGCGCAGGAGATCGCCTTCTTCTTCGCCGGCATCGAGCTGGTTGGCTGA
- a CDS encoding ABC-F family ATP-binding cassette domain-containing protein — translation MLHINDLTFRYGGRVLFDRATAVVSKGHRVALVGRNGTGKSTLLKLIAGQLQTDAGAIGVPTGTKIGMVAQEAPSGATTLIDAVLAADTERTALLAEAETATDPMRIGEIHARLADIEAHSAPSRAAQVLSGLGFDADAQARPCSDFSGGWRMRVALAGVLFARPDLLLLDEPTNHLDLEATIWLEGYLKNYPHTILLVSHDRDLLNSVPTTTIHVDQGRLVTYAGNYDQFLKQRRANMERLQAMATKQEAKRKHMMAFVERFRYKATKARQAQSRLKALEKLETITLMEDDAEVVFNFPQPDEMAPPLIALDGVTIGYGDRAILRRVNLRIDMDDRIALLGANGNGKSTLVKLLAGRLEAMAGEVKRPTKLRVGYFAQHQQDELDLSLTPIQQTQRIMPLAPEEKVRAHLGRFGFQQSKAETRISDLSGGEKARLLLALMSRETPHILMLDEPTNHLDVDSREALIEAINGFEGAVILISHDPHLIELTADRLLLVADGTVQPYDGDLDDYRRFLLDRARAERAAAKGGETVDAGASRKDQRRAAAEARATLAPLKKKATDAESQVNKLTEEKRKIEAKLADPALYSGPSDKLQKLQIDLGVVDKKLSAAEEAWLEHLEAYESAAAEAGV, via the coding sequence ATGCTGCACATCAACGACCTGACGTTCCGCTACGGCGGACGTGTGCTGTTCGACCGCGCCACCGCGGTCGTGTCGAAGGGCCACCGCGTGGCGCTGGTCGGCCGCAACGGCACCGGAAAATCCACCCTCCTCAAGCTCATCGCCGGCCAGCTCCAGACGGACGCCGGAGCCATCGGCGTGCCCACCGGCACCAAGATCGGCATGGTGGCGCAGGAGGCCCCGAGCGGCGCCACCACCCTGATCGACGCCGTCCTGGCCGCCGATACGGAGCGCACCGCCCTGCTGGCCGAGGCCGAGACGGCCACCGACCCCATGCGCATCGGCGAGATCCACGCCCGGCTGGCCGACATCGAGGCGCATTCGGCGCCGTCGCGCGCCGCCCAGGTGCTCTCCGGCCTGGGCTTCGACGCCGACGCGCAGGCGCGGCCCTGCTCCGACTTCTCGGGCGGCTGGCGGATGCGCGTGGCGCTGGCCGGCGTGCTGTTCGCCCGGCCCGACCTGCTGCTGCTCGACGAGCCGACCAACCACCTCGACCTGGAGGCGACCATCTGGCTTGAGGGGTACCTCAAGAACTACCCCCACACGATCCTGCTGGTCAGCCACGACCGCGACCTCTTGAACTCGGTCCCCACGACGACCATCCATGTGGACCAGGGCCGGCTGGTGACCTACGCCGGCAACTACGACCAGTTCCTCAAGCAGCGCCGCGCCAACATGGAGCGGCTGCAGGCCATGGCGACCAAGCAGGAGGCCAAGCGCAAGCACATGATGGCCTTCGTCGAACGCTTCCGCTACAAGGCGACCAAGGCCCGGCAGGCGCAGAGCCGCCTGAAGGCCCTGGAGAAGCTGGAGACCATCACGCTGATGGAGGACGACGCCGAGGTCGTCTTCAACTTCCCCCAGCCGGACGAGATGGCCCCGCCGCTGATCGCGCTGGACGGGGTGACCATCGGCTACGGCGACCGCGCCATCCTGCGCCGCGTCAACCTGCGCATCGACATGGACGACCGCATCGCCCTGCTCGGCGCCAACGGCAACGGCAAGTCCACGCTGGTCAAGCTGCTGGCCGGGCGGCTGGAGGCGATGGCCGGTGAGGTGAAGCGCCCGACCAAGCTGCGCGTCGGCTACTTCGCCCAGCACCAGCAGGACGAGCTGGACCTGTCGCTGACCCCCATCCAGCAGACCCAGCGCATCATGCCGCTGGCGCCGGAGGAGAAGGTGCGCGCCCATCTCGGCCGCTTCGGCTTCCAGCAGAGCAAGGCCGAAACCCGCATTTCCGACCTGTCCGGCGGCGAGAAGGCCCGGCTGCTGCTGGCGCTGATGAGCCGCGAGACGCCGCACATCCTGATGCTCGACGAGCCGACCAACCACCTCGACGTGGACAGCCGCGAGGCGCTGATCGAGGCGATCAACGGGTTTGAGGGCGCCGTCATCCTCATCAGCCACGACCCGCACCTGATCGAGCTGACCGCCGATCGGCTGCTGCTGGTGGCCGACGGCACGGTGCAGCCCTACGACGGCGACCTCGACGACTACCGCCGCTTCCTGCTCGACCGCGCGCGGGCCGAGCGCGCCGCCGCCAAGGGCGGCGAGACGGTGGACGCCGGGGCCAGCCGCAAGGACCAGCGCCGCGCCGCGGCGGAGGCCCGCGCCACGCTCGCCCCGCTGAAGAAGAAGGCCACCGACGCGGAGTCGCAGGTCAACAAGCTGACCGAGGAGAAGCGCAAGATCGAAGCGAAGCTGGCCGATCCCGCCCTCTACAGCGGTCCCAGCGACAAGCTGCAGAAGCTCCAGATCGACCTCGGCGTCGTGGACAAGAAGCTGTCCGCCGCCGAGGAGGCGTGGCTGGAGCATCTCGAAGCCTATGAGTCGGCGGCGGCGGAGGCCGGCGTATGA
- a CDS encoding exopolysaccharide biosynthesis protein, giving the protein MSVPRNVAFTGAASLPATVARRGRQDHGEERTSDVLAAFRANLPEGRVSLGDLIQALGDRSLGTILLALSLPTIAPVPLGVSCLFDLPILLFSAQMAFGKRGAALPGWILRRSVSRSLAARMIDKAMPRLTAIERMLKPRHSRFASIDGERWFGVLVLLLSLTCVVPLPLTGWLPGFALVLLSLGLIERDGAAVAVSLALTVAALVFFALVASSLSYAGQTLLAATSYPAFMA; this is encoded by the coding sequence ATGAGCGTGCCGCGCAACGTGGCCTTCACCGGAGCGGCCTCGCTCCCCGCCACCGTCGCCCGACGTGGGCGGCAGGACCATGGGGAGGAGCGGACCTCCGACGTCCTGGCCGCCTTCCGCGCCAACCTGCCGGAGGGGCGGGTGTCGCTGGGCGACCTGATCCAGGCGCTGGGCGACCGCTCTCTCGGCACCATCCTGCTGGCCCTGTCGCTGCCCACCATCGCGCCGGTGCCGCTGGGCGTGTCCTGCCTGTTCGACCTGCCGATCCTGCTCTTCTCCGCCCAGATGGCCTTCGGCAAGCGCGGCGCCGCCCTGCCCGGCTGGATTCTGCGCCGCTCGGTCAGCCGCTCCCTCGCCGCCCGGATGATCGACAAGGCGATGCCGCGCCTGACCGCCATCGAGCGGATGCTGAAGCCGCGCCACAGCCGCTTCGCCAGCATCGACGGGGAACGCTGGTTCGGCGTGCTGGTGCTGCTTCTGTCGCTGACCTGCGTGGTGCCGCTGCCGCTGACCGGCTGGCTGCCCGGCTTCGCCCTGGTCCTGCTGTCGCTGGGGCTGATCGAGCGCGACGGGGCCGCGGTCGCGGTCAGCCTCGCCCTCACCGTGGCCGCCCTGGTCTTCTTCGCGCTGGTCGCCAGCAGCCTGTCCTACGCCGGCCAGACCCTGCTGGCCGCCACGTCATATCCCGCGTTCATGGCATAG
- a CDS encoding class I SAM-dependent methyltransferase, whose product MGSVTPSSGALCRLIGEQVLCGPDQVVVEFGGGTGAITKALLQRGIPGNRIFTFEIDDHLSRFLRGHYPDVNVVHDDCRKAADILGPELVGKVGTVVIGIPMLNLPMRAQKEVVEACFRILPEGGRFVLYTYGLVSPLNQRALGVKGKRLGFTPLNVPPASVWGYWKAKP is encoded by the coding sequence ATGGGTTCCGTTACACCATCCTCGGGCGCGCTCTGCCGGCTGATCGGGGAGCAGGTGCTGTGCGGGCCGGATCAGGTCGTCGTGGAGTTCGGCGGCGGCACCGGCGCGATCACCAAGGCCCTGCTCCAGCGCGGCATTCCGGGCAACCGCATCTTCACCTTCGAGATCGACGACCATCTGTCGCGCTTCCTGCGCGGCCATTACCCGGACGTCAACGTCGTCCATGACGACTGCCGCAAGGCCGCCGACATCCTCGGCCCGGAACTGGTCGGCAAGGTCGGCACGGTGGTGATCGGCATCCCCATGCTGAACCTGCCGATGCGCGCCCAGAAGGAGGTCGTGGAGGCCTGCTTCCGCATCCTGCCCGAAGGCGGGCGCTTCGTTCTCTACACCTACGGCCTCGTGTCGCCGCTGAACCAGCGTGCGCTGGGCGTCAAGGGCAAGCGGCTGGGTTTCACCCCGCTGAACGTCCCGCCGGCCTCCGTCTGGGGCTATTGGAAAGCCAAGCCCTAA
- a CDS encoding SDR family NAD(P)-dependent oxidoreductase, protein MRDPRSIVITGASSGIGEELARAYAAPGVALALSGRDSARLEAVAERCRAAGAAVETALVDAADRAAMAAWLSALDARAPVDLVIANAGISAGTGGGVESAEQARRIFQVNVDGVLNSVHPLLPGMQARRRGQIALMASLAGFRGMPGAPAYCASKAAVRVYGESLRGDLAGQGIGVTVICPGFVKSRMTAVNRFPMPFLMETDRAAQVIKSGLARNKARIAFPWPMAATVWLLAALPVGLTDVLLRQAPRKE, encoded by the coding sequence ATGCGCGATCCGCGCTCGATCGTCATCACCGGGGCGTCCAGCGGCATCGGGGAGGAGCTGGCCCGTGCCTACGCCGCCCCCGGAGTCGCGCTGGCCCTGAGCGGGCGCGACTCCGCAAGGCTGGAGGCGGTGGCGGAGCGCTGCCGCGCCGCCGGGGCGGCGGTGGAAACGGCGCTGGTCGACGCGGCGGACCGCGCGGCGATGGCGGCGTGGCTGAGCGCGCTGGACGCCCGCGCGCCAGTCGATCTGGTCATCGCCAACGCCGGAATCTCCGCCGGGACCGGGGGCGGCGTGGAAAGCGCCGAGCAGGCGCGGCGCATCTTCCAGGTGAATGTGGACGGCGTGCTGAACAGCGTCCACCCGCTCTTGCCCGGCATGCAGGCGCGGCGGCGCGGGCAGATCGCCCTGATGGCCTCGCTGGCCGGCTTCCGCGGCATGCCCGGCGCGCCCGCCTATTGCGCCAGCAAGGCGGCGGTGCGGGTCTACGGCGAGTCGCTGCGCGGCGATCTGGCGGGGCAGGGGATCGGCGTGACGGTGATCTGTCCGGGTTTCGTGAAAAGCCGGATGACCGCGGTGAACCGCTTCCCCATGCCCTTCCTGATGGAGACGGACCGCGCCGCCCAGGTCATCAAGAGCGGGCTGGCCCGCAACAAGGCGCGCATCGCCTTCCCCTGGCCGATGGCCGCCACCGTGTGGCTGCTGGCGGCTCTGCCGGTGGGCTTGACGGATGTCCTGCTGCGGCAGGCGCCGCGCAAGGAGTGA
- a CDS encoding YicC/YloC family endoribonuclease, translated as MTGFARVDGHADGYSWTFEVKSVNGRNLDIRCRQPAGFDTLEAAARAEIPKRLARGSVNLNLTVNRSQSVSQLRINRELLAQVLELAREIEGAGAAAPRLDSLLAVRGIIEPVEEDEGDARERVEAALKADLGRLIGELVTARLSEGARLVTVLNGHLDEIERLITAAAACASTQPEALRERLRSQVAALLDAAPALPEERLAQEAAILIAKADVREEMDRLRAHIQAARDMLAEGGAIGRRFDFLCQEFNREANTLCSKSADVELTRIGLSLKASIEQLREQVQNIE; from the coding sequence ATGACCGGTTTCGCACGCGTGGACGGGCATGCCGACGGCTACAGTTGGACCTTCGAGGTGAAGAGCGTCAACGGGCGCAACCTCGACATCCGCTGCCGCCAGCCCGCCGGCTTCGACACGCTGGAGGCCGCCGCCCGCGCCGAGATTCCCAAGCGGCTGGCCCGCGGCAGCGTCAACCTGAACCTGACCGTCAACCGCAGCCAGTCGGTGTCGCAGCTCCGCATCAACCGCGAGCTTCTGGCTCAAGTGCTGGAGCTGGCGCGCGAGATCGAGGGCGCCGGGGCCGCCGCGCCGCGGCTCGATTCGCTGCTCGCCGTCCGCGGCATCATCGAGCCGGTGGAGGAGGACGAGGGCGACGCGCGGGAGCGGGTGGAGGCCGCGCTGAAGGCCGACCTCGGCCGGCTGATCGGCGAACTGGTCACCGCCCGCCTGTCGGAAGGGGCGCGTCTGGTCACCGTCCTGAACGGCCATCTCGACGAGATCGAGCGGCTGATCACCGCCGCCGCCGCCTGCGCCAGCACCCAGCCCGAGGCTTTGCGCGAACGGCTGCGCAGCCAGGTCGCCGCCCTGCTCGACGCCGCCCCGGCCCTGCCGGAGGAGCGGCTCGCCCAGGAGGCCGCCATCCTGATCGCCAAGGCCGACGTGCGCGAGGAGATGGACCGCCTGCGCGCCCACATCCAGGCCGCCCGCGACATGCTGGCGGAGGGGGGCGCCATCGGCCGCCGCTTCGATTTCCTGTGCCAGGAATTCAACCGCGAAGCCAACACCCTGTGCTCCAAGTCCGCCGACGTGGAGCTGACCCGCATCGGCCTGTCGCTGAAAGCCTCCATCGAGCAGCTTCGCGAGCAGGTCCAGAACATCGAGTGA
- the gmk gene encoding guanylate kinase: protein MPETMNTKIARRGLMLVLSSPSGAGKTTISRRLLDRDPGITLSVSVTTRPMRPGEQPGVHYYFVDMPEFDRMAGQGELLEHARVFGNCYGTPRHAVETALSAGRDVLFDIDWQGMQQLAANARADLVSVFVLPPSGTELERRLHSRGQDSAEVIAQRMAKASDEISHWGEYDYVIVNNDVDESVQAVQAILRAERLRRTRQVGMPAFVESVQAAL, encoded by the coding sequence ATGCCCGAGACCATGAACACGAAGATCGCCCGGCGCGGCCTGATGCTCGTGCTGTCCTCCCCCTCCGGGGCGGGCAAGACCACCATTTCGCGTCGCCTTCTGGACCGCGACCCCGGCATCACCCTGTCGGTGTCCGTCACCACCCGGCCGATGCGCCCCGGCGAGCAGCCAGGCGTCCATTACTACTTCGTCGACATGCCGGAGTTCGACCGCATGGCCGGACAGGGCGAGCTTCTGGAGCACGCCCGCGTGTTCGGCAACTGCTACGGCACGCCGCGCCACGCCGTGGAGACCGCGCTGAGCGCCGGGCGCGACGTGCTGTTCGACATCGACTGGCAGGGCATGCAGCAGCTGGCGGCCAACGCCCGCGCCGATCTGGTCAGCGTCTTCGTCCTGCCGCCTTCGGGCACCGAGCTGGAGCGCCGCCTGCACTCCCGCGGCCAGGACTCGGCGGAGGTGATCGCCCAGCGCATGGCCAAGGCGTCGGACGAGATCAGCCACTGGGGCGAATACGATTACGTGATCGTCAACAACGACGTGGACGAGAGCGTGCAGGCGGTTCAGGCCATCCTGCGCGCCGAGCGGCTGCGCCGGACGCGGCAGGTCGGGATGCCGGCCTTTGTGGAGAGCGTGCAGGCGGCGCTGTAA
- the rsmA gene encoding 16S rRNA (adenine(1518)-N(6)/adenine(1519)-N(6))-dimethyltransferase RsmA — MTDATPDSAPMHTAFDPQALPPLREVIARFGLDARKALGQNFLLDLNLTGRIARSAGDMTGVTVVEIGPGPGGLTRALLATKAKQVIAIERDHRFIEALQDVIQAADGRLSIVEGDALEVDPIQIAPAPRVIVANLPYNVATPLLIGWLGRIEEFVSLTLMFQKEVADRLVAKPGSKAYGRLSVITQWRSDARVLFNLPAKAFTPPPKVESTIVHLTPRANPEPAEWKALEQVTAAAFGQRRKMLRQSLKSLGNAEALLAAAGIEPTARAEEVDVAGFAALARAFKAR, encoded by the coding sequence ATGACCGACGCCACGCCCGACTCCGCCCCCATGCACACCGCTTTCGACCCGCAGGCCCTGCCGCCGCTGCGCGAGGTGATCGCCCGTTTCGGGCTGGACGCCCGCAAGGCGCTGGGGCAGAACTTCCTGCTCGACCTCAACCTGACGGGGCGCATCGCGCGCTCGGCGGGCGACATGACCGGCGTGACGGTCGTGGAGATCGGTCCCGGTCCGGGCGGGCTGACCCGCGCCCTTCTGGCGACCAAAGCGAAGCAGGTCATCGCCATCGAGCGCGACCATCGTTTCATCGAGGCGTTGCAGGACGTGATCCAGGCGGCGGACGGGCGGCTGTCCATCGTCGAGGGCGACGCGCTGGAGGTCGATCCCATCCAGATCGCCCCGGCCCCGCGGGTCATCGTGGCGAACCTGCCCTACAACGTGGCGACGCCGTTGCTGATCGGCTGGCTGGGGCGGATCGAGGAGTTCGTCAGCCTGACGCTGATGTTCCAGAAGGAGGTCGCGGACCGTCTGGTCGCCAAGCCGGGCAGCAAGGCCTATGGCCGCCTGTCGGTGATCACGCAGTGGCGGTCGGACGCGCGGGTGCTGTTCAACCTGCCGGCCAAGGCCTTCACGCCGCCGCCCAAGGTGGAGTCCACCATCGTCCACCTGACCCCGCGCGCGAACCCGGAGCCGGCGGAGTGGAAGGCGCTGGAGCAGGTGACCGCCGCCGCCTTCGGCCAGCGCCGCAAGATGCTGCGCCAGAGCCTGAAGAGCCTGGGGAACGCGGAAGCGCTGCTGGCCGCCGCCGGCATCGAGCCGACCGCGCGGGCGGAGGAGGTGGATGTGGCGGGGTTCGCGGCGCTGGCGCGGGCGTTCAAGGCGCGATAG
- a CDS encoding alpha/beta fold hydrolase, with protein MPMSERSFLGLSAAGFHRVAYTQWGREDAARTAVCVHGLTRNGRDFDALALDLADRYRVACPDVVGRGRSGRLANPTLYGYPQYCADMAALIARLGVESVDWVGTSMGGLIGMLLAAQPDSPIRRLVINDIGPFIPKAGLQRIADYVGKDPVFEDLAAVESYLRFVLMGFGRLSDEAWRHMAEHSARLRPDGCYGLAYDPAIAEAFKAQPMEDVDLWAVWDRIRCPVLVLRGATSDILPAETAEEMTRRGPKARLVEFAHTGHAPALMTGDQIAAVRDFLLED; from the coding sequence GTGCCGATGTCCGAACGCAGCTTTCTCGGCCTCAGCGCGGCGGGGTTCCACCGCGTCGCCTACACCCAGTGGGGGCGCGAGGACGCGGCCCGCACCGCCGTTTGCGTGCATGGCCTGACCCGCAACGGCCGCGATTTCGACGCGCTGGCGCTCGATCTGGCCGACCGCTACCGCGTCGCCTGCCCGGATGTGGTGGGGCGCGGCAGGAGCGGCCGGCTGGCCAACCCGACGCTCTACGGTTACCCGCAATACTGCGCCGACATGGCGGCGCTGATCGCCCGGCTGGGGGTGGAGTCGGTCGATTGGGTCGGCACCTCCATGGGCGGGCTGATCGGCATGCTGCTGGCCGCCCAGCCCGACAGCCCGATCCGCCGTCTGGTGATCAACGACATCGGCCCCTTCATCCCGAAGGCGGGCTTGCAGCGCATCGCCGATTACGTCGGCAAGGACCCGGTGTTCGAGGATCTGGCGGCGGTGGAATCCTACCTGCGCTTCGTCCTGATGGGCTTCGGGCGGCTTTCCGACGAGGCGTGGCGCCACATGGCCGAGCACAGCGCCCGTCTGCGTCCGGACGGCTGCTACGGCCTCGCCTACGACCCGGCCATCGCCGAGGCCTTCAAGGCGCAGCCGATGGAGGACGTGGACCTGTGGGCCGTCTGGGACCGCATCCGCTGCCCGGTTCTGGTGCTGCGCGGTGCCACCTCGGATATCCTTCCGGCGGAGACGGCGGAGGAGATGACCCGCCGCGGCCCCAAGGCCCGTCTGGTGGAGTTCGCCCACACCGGCCACGCCCCGGCGTTGATGACCGGGGACCAGATCGCCGCGGTGCGCGACTTCCTGCTGGAGGACTGA
- a CDS encoding lytic transglycosylase domain-containing protein: MRFLPLTFALFVALAAPAALAAGKSGSVSSRESRMADCEAAEKGDPEASYRMARRFLFGVGVKRDQRVGTAWLRAAASRGHKEARRLVAYVPGRMGHVRPWCRPGAAPLREALPPPPEIIALVHKTAPQYGLDPALVMAVIRVESAFRSDAVSPKEAAGLMQLIPDTAERFGVSDVFDPAQNIRGGVRYLRWLLAYFQGDVTLALAGYNAGERAVDRYRGVPPYEETRNYVRAIRRLYDAPRHPFDAAAADPSPMVVRQAAELAKPGKG; the protein is encoded by the coding sequence GTGCGTTTCCTCCCCCTGACCTTCGCCCTTTTCGTCGCCTTGGCGGCCCCCGCCGCCCTCGCCGCGGGCAAGTCCGGCTCCGTCTCCTCGCGCGAGTCGCGCATGGCCGACTGCGAGGCGGCGGAGAAGGGCGATCCGGAGGCCTCCTACCGCATGGCGCGGCGCTTCCTGTTCGGCGTCGGGGTGAAGCGCGACCAGCGGGTCGGCACGGCGTGGCTGCGCGCCGCGGCGTCGCGCGGCCACAAGGAGGCGCGGCGGCTGGTCGCCTATGTGCCGGGGCGCATGGGCCATGTCCGCCCCTGGTGCCGCCCCGGCGCCGCCCCCCTGCGCGAGGCGCTGCCCCCGCCGCCGGAAATCATCGCGCTGGTCCACAAGACCGCGCCGCAATACGGGCTGGACCCGGCGCTGGTCATGGCGGTGATCCGGGTGGAGAGCGCCTTCCGCTCCGACGCGGTGTCGCCCAAGGAGGCGGCCGGGCTGATGCAGCTCATTCCCGACACGGCGGAGCGGTTCGGGGTGTCCGACGTCTTCGACCCCGCCCAGAACATCCGCGGCGGGGTGCGCTACCTGCGCTGGCTCTTGGCCTATTTCCAGGGGGACGTTACGCTGGCCCTTGCCGGCTACAACGCGGGGGAGCGGGCCGTGGACCGCTACCGGGGCGTTCCGCCCTACGAGGAGACGCGGAACTACGTGCGCGCCATCCGCCGCTTGTACGACGCGCCGCGGCATCCCTTCGACGCCGCGGCGGCGGACCCGTCGCCCATGGTCGTCCGGCAGGCGGCGGAGCTGGCGAAGCCCGGCAAGGGCTGA